Proteins encoded together in one Pecten maximus unplaced genomic scaffold, xPecMax1.1, whole genome shotgun sequence window:
- the LOC117320380 gene encoding uncharacterized protein LOC117320380 produces MAKFAVFGSSYVTRLERYCHGDLKVPGTVRFFGKGGMRSDSIPRQLLRDLIEYNPDVVLIQLRGNDISATSSPNDIFQRLLTLQVDLHHAGIQEVYFTEIVRRGNFDKSPGLTATSFQKQRKKINRLLLTRLRYIKIRVNFPEDYDRDQVHFNDSGLRTQFHALRRPFFA; encoded by the exons ATGGCCAAGTTTGCAGTATTTGGGAGCAGCTATGTTACTCGTCTTGAGAgatattgtcatggtgatctTAAG GTTCCTGGCACCGTCAGATTCTTCGGGAAGGGTGGCATGCGTTCTGATTCGATTCCAAGACAACTACTTAGAGACCTGATAGAGTACAACCCTGATGTTGTACTCATCCAACTAAGAGGAAATGACATCTCAGCGACATCATCCCCCAACGACATTTTCCAGAGACTTCTGACACTGCAGGTGGACCTACATCATGCTGGAATTCAGGAGGTGTACTTTACAGAGATTGTGCGACGTGGTAACTTTGACAAGTCCCCCGGCCTGACAGCGACGTCTTTTCAGAAACAACGGAAGAAGATAAATCGACTACTGCTGACTAGACTGAGATACATCAAGATTAGAGTTAACTTTCCAGAGGACTATGACCGTGACCAAGTGCATTTCAACGACTCAGGACTCAGGACCCAGTTCCATGCTTTGAGACGACCATTTTTTGCataa